From the Gavia stellata isolate bGavSte3 chromosome 22, bGavSte3.hap2, whole genome shotgun sequence genome, one window contains:
- the PIRT gene encoding phosphoinositide-interacting protein: MEIPPKSPDGSDKSPQSKELLTSNTASTLCISSQSESVWTSTSRSKWDIYHKPVIVVSVGAAIFLFGMVITSLSCIQIKNKNVYKMCGPAFLSLGLMLLVCGLVWIPIIRKKQKQRQKSRFLQSLKSFFFNR; this comes from the coding sequence ATGGAAATTCCCCCCAAAAGCCCTGACGGGAGTGACAAGTCTCCTCAGTCCAAGGAGCTGCTGACCAGTAACACGGCCAGCACCCTCTGCATCAGCTCCCAGAGCGAGTCCGTCTGGACCAGCACATCCAGAAGCAAGTGGGACATATACCACAAGCCTGTCATTGTCGTGTCTGTCGGCGCAGCCATCTTCCTCTTTGGGATGGTCATCACCAGCCTGTCTTGCATCCAAATCAAGAACAAAAACGTTTACAAAATGTGTGGCCCAGCTTTCCTGTCCTTGGGACTGATGCTCCTTGTTTGTGGCCTTGTCTGGATCCCCATCATCcggaagaagcagaagcagagacagaaatCACGGTTTCTACAGAGTCTCAAGTCCTTCTTCTTTAACCGCTGA